The DNA window TGACAAGCTAAGTGTATACAGTAGTAGGAAGGGTAAATCCAGTGGCGAGAGTGAGCTGCTGTGCGGACAAATATTTCCTTGTGTTGATAGAAGAGGATTTTGCTGTTCATGTGAGTCCCTTATTTGCAGGAACTCCTGCAGGACGTGcccaaaaagaaaatgctcGAGGAGAAGTCCTATCTATTACATCATTTTGGGTTTACTGCTGATTTTAGGAGTGGTATGCGCTATACCTGCTATTGTGACAGGTACAGCACCTAGTTCGTTGCATCCTCTTGCTGTTATATTGGTTAAGTTTTTTAGCttaggtattttttttatcttggTAATGAGCTCGAAATGGAAATGAAGGCACAatacgaaaaggaaaggaaaataagcTCCAATGAGTTTTCCCCCCGTTTTCGTACAAAATGTCTTCGTCCCAAACAGCTGCAATTGCCTAATTCGAGTTAGTTAATTATGATGTTCCGctccttctccatttggcTAATCATATAAAGAGTAGTAAACATGTGTCAACCTAATTTTGTATGTTAATTTGTCCTTTACAACTGCGTGTGACTTCatgtgttcattttgccGATACATCCGTTACTTTCATTTGTGAGCCCTTTTTGCGATTCGTGGGCATGAAAAAAGTAATGCTTAAAAAGACCCGTGCTACTATGCCACCGAATCCGTGTGTTCCTTCTGCATCGGTAGTAGTCCATAAATGAAGCCCCTCCTCGAATggaataaatgaacaaaggGATGGGCATCATtctagaaaaagaaaaaaaaatatatataatataatagcATCTCCTGCTGCATATAATTAAGAccgcaaaaatatatatatatattttttttttaattaacgatatattaaatatatacacccttcccattttgaggcAAATGCGCCATACACATTAACCGCATTTAGCTGTAGAAGCGCACGTGCTATGGGTTGTGCCTTTTCACGTAGGTCTAATCGTATGCAGTTGTGTCTGTATATCATCGTTTAATGCCCCATTtgggaattattttattttatttatttttttttttgtgccattcAGCATATTGCGCATTCGATATGGGGGAGATCCCCCTTTGCAGTGGCACATCCGTTGTTGTTAAATTTGCAAATGTGATATAAGCGGTTTATATTCccttttaacctttttttttttcgcattctACATTACTTAAAATGCATGTTTGCGCGCATATAAGTTAAATGTTTCGTCCCATAAGGGTCCACTAAAGCATAATGAATATTATGACTATGATAATAGTGCAAATGtgtaacttaaaaaaattacattgaCATAACTGAAGGGTTACTACTATGTTGTGTTGATCTGGTAGGAGGCTTCTTAACCCCCCAGTATGAGCATGCACATGTTAAAAAACGCCAGGAAGTGTAAACAAACAGTTGGGATTCTACCATTAGGGAGTAACGCATCCTCGCTTAGCAACGAATTGTAAAAGCACTTAAAATATGGGAAAAAGATTACGCAGCGATGTTGTTCATTAGAagcattcacatttttggagGAATAAACTAAACAAGTcaggaaaaggggaaagacaTTTCTATTgaggatttattttttgaaaaNNNNNNNNNNNNNNNNNNNNNNNNNNNNNNNNNNNNNNNNNNNNNNNNNNNNNNNNNNNNNNNNNNNNNNNNNNNNNNNNNNNNNNNNNNNNNNNNNNNNNNNNNNNNNNNNNNNNNNNNNNNNNNNNNNNNNNNNNNNNNNNNNNNNNNNNNNNNNNNNNNNNNNNNNNNNNNNNNNNNNNNNNNNNNNNNNNNNNNNNNNNNNNNNNNNNNNNNNNNNNNNNNNNNNNNNNNNNNNNNNNNNNNNNNNNNNNNNNNNNNNNNNNNNNNNNNNNNNNNNNNNNNNNNNNNNNNNNNNNNNNNNNNNNNNNNNNNNNNNNNNNNNNNNNNNNNNNNNNNNNNNNNNNNNNNNNNNNNNNNNNNNNNNNNNNNNNNNNNNNNNNNNNNNNNNNNNNNNNNNNNNNNNNNNNNNNNNNNNNNNNNNNNNNNNNNNNNNNNNNNNNNNNNNNNNNNNNNNNNNNNNNNNNNNNNNNNNNNNNNNNNNNNNNNNNNNNNNNNNNNNNNNNNNNNNNNNNNNNNNNNNNNNNNNNNNNNNNNNNNNNNNNNNNNNNNNNNNNNNNNNNNNNNNNNNNNNNNNNNNNNNNNNNNNNNNNNNNNNNNNNNNNNNNNNNNNNNNNNNNNNNNNNNNNNNNNNNNNNNNNNNNNNNNNNNNNNNNNNNNNNNNNNNNNNNNNNNNNNNNNNNNNNNNNNNNNNNNNNNNNNNNNNNNNNNNNNNNNNNNNNNNNNNNNNNNNNNNNNNNNNNNNNNNNNNNNNNNNNNNNNNNNNNNNNNNNNNNNNNNNNNNNNNNNNNNNNNNNNNNNNNNNNNNNNNNNNNNNNNNNNNNNNNNNNNNNNNNNNNNNNNNNNNNNNNNNNNNNNNNNNNNNNNNNNNNNNNNNNNNNNNNNNNNNNNNNNNNNNNNNNNNNNNNNNNNNNNNNNNNNNNNNNNNNNNNNNNNNNNNNNNNNNNNNNNNNNNNNNNNNNNNNNNNNNNNNNNNNNNNNNNNNNNNNNNNNNNNNNNNNNNNNNNNNNNNNNNNNNNNNNNNNNNNNNNNNNNNNNNNNNNNNNNNNNNNNNNNNNNNNNNNNNNNNNNNNNNNNNNNNNNNNNNNNNNNNNNNNNNNNNNNNNNNNNNNNNNNNNNNNNNNNNNNNNNNNNNNNNNNNNNNNNNNNNNNNNNNNNNNNNNNNNNNNNNNNNNNNNNNNNNNNNNNNNNNNNNNNNNNNNNNNNNNNNNNNNNNNNNNNNNNNNNNNNNNNNNNNNNNNNNNNNNNNNNNNNNNNNNNNNNNNNNNNNNNNNNNNNNNNNNNNNNNNNNNNNNNNNNNNNNNNNNNNNNNNNNNNNNNNNNNNNNNNNNNNNNNNNNNNNNNNNNNNNNNNNNNNNNNNNNNNNNNNNNNNNNNNNNNNNNNNNNNNNNNNNNNNNNNNNNNNNNNNNNNNNNNNNNNNNNNNNNNNNNNNNNNNNNNNNNNNNNNNNNNNNNNNNNNNNNNNNNNNNNNNNNNNNNNNNNNNNNNNNNNNNNNNNNNNNNNNNNNNNNNNNNNNNNNNNNNNNNNNNNNNNNNNNNNNNNNNNNNNNNNNNNNNNNNNNNNNNNNNNNNNNNNNNNNNNNNNNNNNNNNNNNNNNNNNNNNNNNNNNNNNNNNNNNNNNNNNNNNNNNNNNNNNNNNNNNNNNNNNNNNNNNNNNNNNNNNNNNNNNNNNNNNNNNNNNNNNNNNNNNNNNNNNNNNNNNNNNNNNNNNNNNNNNNNNNNNNNNNNNNNNNNNNNNNNNNNNNNNNNNNNNNNNNNNNNNNNNNNNNNNNNNNNNNNNNNNNNNNNNNNNNNNNNNNNNNNNNNNNNNNNNNNNNNNNNNNNNNNNNNNNNNNNNNNNNNNNNNNNNNNNNNNNNNNNNNNNNNNNNNNNNNNNNNNNNNNNNNNNNNNNNNNNNNNNNNNNNNNNNNNNNNNNNNNNNNNNNNNNNNNNNNNNNNNNNNNNNNNNNNNNNNNNNNNNNNNNNNNNNNNNNNNNNNNNNNNNNNNNNNNNNNNNNNNNNNNNNNNNNNNNNNNNNNNNNNNNNNNNNNNNNNNNNNNNNNNNNNNNNNNNNNNNNNNNNNNNNNNNNNNNNNNNNNNNNNNNNNNNNNNNNNNNNNNNNNNNNNNNNNNNNNNNNNNNNNNNNNNNNNNNNNNNNNNNNNNNNNNNNNNNNNNNNNNNNNNNNNNNNNNNNNNNNNNNNNNNNNNNNNNNNNNNNNNNNNNNNNNNNNNNNNNNNNNNNNNNNNNNNNNNNNNNNNNNNNNNNNNNNNNNNNNNNNNNNNNNNNNNNNNNNNNNNNNNNNNNNNNNNNNNNNNNNNNNNNNNNNNNNNNNNNNNNNNNNNNNNNNNNNNNNNNNNNNNNNNNNNNNNNNNNNNNNNNNNNNNNNNNNNNNNNNNNNNNNNNNNNNNNNNNNNNNNNNNNNNNNNNNNNNNNNNNNNNNNNNNNNNNNNNNNNNNNNNNNNNNNNNNNNNNNNNNNNNNNNNNNNNNNNNNNNNNNNNNNNNNNNNNNNNNNNNNNNNNNNNNNNNNNNNNNNNNNNNNNNNNNNNNNNNNNNNNNNNNNNNNNNNNNNNNNNNNNNNNNNNNNNNNNNNNNNNNNNNNNNNNNNNNNNNNNNNNNNNNNNNNNNNNNNNNNNNNNNNNNNNNNNNNNNNNNNNNNNNNNNNNNNNNNNNNNNNNNNNNNNNNNNNNNNNNNNNNNNNNNNNNNNNNNNNNNNNNNNNNNNNNNNNNNNNNNNNNNNNNNNNNNNNNNNNNNNNNNNNNNNNNNNNNNNNNNNNNNNNNNNNNNNNNNNNNNNNNNNNNNNNNNNNNNNNNNNNNNNNNNNNNNNNNNNNNNNNNNNNNNNNNNNNNNNNNNNNNNNNNNNNNNNNNNNNNNNNNNNNNNNNNNNNNNNNNNNNNNNNNNNNNNNNNNNNNNNNNNNNNNNNNNNNNNNNNNNNNNNNNNNNNNNNNNNNNNNNNNNNNNNNNNNNNNNNNNNNNNNNNNNNNNNNNNNNNNNNNNNNNNNNNNNNNNNNNNNNNNNNNNNNNNNNNNNNNNNNNNNNNNNNNNNNNNNNNNNNNNNNNNNNNNNNNNNNNNNNNNNNNNNNNNNNNNNNNNNNNNNNNNNNNNNNNNNNNNNNNNNNNNNNNNNNNNNNNNNNNNNNNNNNNNNNNNNNNNNNNNNNNNNNNNNNNNNNNNNNNNNNNNNNNNNNNNNNNNNNNNNNNNNNNNNNNNNNNNNNNNNNNNNNNNNNNNNNNNNNNNNNNNNNNNNNNNNNNNNNNNNNNNNNNNNNNNNNNNNNNNNNNNNNNNNNNNNNNNNNNNNNNNNNNNNNNNNNNNNNNNNNNNNNNNNNNNNNNNNNNNNNNNNNNNNNNNNNNNNNNNNNNNNNNNNNNNNNNNNNNNNNNNNNNNNNNNNNNNNNNNNNNNNNNNNNNNNNNNNNNNNNNNNNNNNNNNNNNNNNNNNNNNNNNNNNNNNNNNNNNNNNNNNNNNNNNNNNNNNNNNNNNNNNNNNNNNNNNNNNNNNNNNNNNNNNNNNNNNNNNNNNNNNNNNNNNNNNNNNNNNNNNNNNNNNNNNNNNNNNNNNNNNNNNNNNNNNNNNNNNNNNNNNNNNNNNNNNNNNNNNNNNNNNNNNNNNNNNNNNNNNNNNNNNNNNNNNNNNNNNNNNNNNNNNNNNNNNNNNNNNNNNNNNNNNNNNNNNNNNNNNNNNNNNNNNNNNNNNNNNNNNNNNNNNNNNNNNNNNNNNNNNNNNNNNNNNNNNNNNNNNNNNNNNNNNNNNNNNNNNNNNNNNNNNNNNNNNNNNNNNNNNNNNNNNNNNNNNNNNNNNNNNNNNNNNNNNNNNNNNNNNNNNNNNNNNNNNNNNNNNNNNNNNNNNNNNNNNNNNNNNNNNNNNNNNNNNNNNNNNNNNNNNNNNNNNNNNNNNNNNNNNNNNNNNNNNNNNNNNNNNNNNNNNNNNNNNNNNNNNNNNNNNNNNNNNNNNNNNNNNNNNNNNNNNNNNNNNNNNNNNNNNNNNNNNNNNNNNNNNNNNNNNNNNNNNNNNNNNNNNNNNNNNNNNNNNNNNNNNNNNNNNNNNNNNNNNNNNNNNNNNNNNNNNNNNNNNNNNNNNNNNNNNNNNNNNNNNNNNNNNNNNNNNNNNNNNNNNNNNNNNNNNNNNNNNNNNNNNNNNNNNNNNNNNNNNNNNNNNNNNNNNNNNNNNNNNNNNNNNNNNNNNNNNNNNNNNNNNNNNNNNNNNNNNNNNNNNNNNNNNNNNNNNNNNNNNNNNNNNNNNNNNNNNNNNNNNNNNNNNNNNNNNNNNNNNNNNNNNNNNNNNNNNNNNNNNNNNNNNNNNNNNNNNNNNNNNNNNNNNNNNNNNNNNNNNNNNNNNNNNNNNNNNNNNNNNNNNNNNNNNNNNNNNNNNNNNNNNNNNNNNNNNNNNNNNNNNNNNNNNNNNNNNNNNNNNNNNNNNNNNNNNNNNNNNNNNNNNNNNNNNNNNNNNNNNNNNNNNNNNNNNNNNNNNNNNNNNNNNNNNNNNNNNNNNNNNNNNNNNNNNNNNNNNNNNNNNNNNNNNNNNNNNNNNNNNNNNNNNNNNNNNNNNNNNNNNNNNNNNNNNNNNNNNNNNNNNNNNNNNNNNNNNNNNNNNNNNNNNNNNNNNNNNNNNNNNNNNNNNNNNNNNNNNNNNNNNNNNNNNNNNNNNNNNNNNNNNNNNNNNNNNNNNNNNNNNNNNNNNNNNNNNNNNNNNNNNNNNNNNNNNNNNNNNNNNNNNNNNNNNNNNNNNNNNNNNNNNNNNNNNNNNNNNNNNNNNNNNNNNNNNNNNNNNNNNNNNNNNNNNNNNNNNNNNNNNNNNNNNNNNNNNNNNNNNNNNNNNNNNNNNNNNNNNNNNNNNNNNNNNNNNNNNNNNNNNNNNNNNNNNNNNNNNNNNNNNNNNNNNNNNNNNNNNNNNNNNNNNNNNNNNNNNNNNNNNNNNNNNNNNNNNNNNNNNNNNNNNNNNNNNNNNNNNNNNNNNNNNNNNNNNNNNNNNNNNNNNNNNNNNNNNNNNNNNNNNNNNNNNNNNNNNNNNNNNNNNNNNNNNNNNNNNNNNNNNNNNNNNNNNNNNNNNNNNNNNNNNNNNNNNNNNNNNNNNNNNNNNNNNNNNNNNNNNNNNNNNNNNNNNNNNNNNNNNNNNNNNNNNNNNNNNNNNNNNNNNNNNNNNNNNNNNNNNNNNNNNNNNNNNNNNNNNNNNNNNNNNNNNNNNNNNNNNNNNNNNNNNNNNNNNNNNNNNNNNNNNNNNNNNNNNNNNNNNNNNNNNNNNNNNNNNNNNNNNNNNNNNNNNNNNNNNNNNNNNNNNNNNNNNNNNNNNNNNNNNNNNNNNNNNNNNNNNNNNNNNNNNNNNNNNNNNNNNNNNNNNNNNNNNNNNNNNNNNNNNNNNNNNNNNNNNNNNNNNNNNNNNNNNNNNNNNNNNNNNNNNNNNNNNNNNNNNNNNNNNNNNNNNNNNNNNNNNNNNNNNNNNNNNNNNNNNNNNNNNNNNNNNNNNNNNNNNNNNNNNNNNNNNNNNNNNNNNNNNNNNNNNNNNNNNNNNNNNNNNNNNNNNNNNNNNNNNNNNNNNNNNNNNNNNNNNNNNNNNNNNNNNNNNNNNNNNNNNNNNNNNNNNNNNNNNNNNNNNNNNNNNNNNNNNNNNNNNNNNNNNNNNNNNNNNNNNNNNNNNNNNNNNNNNNNNNNNNNNNNNNNNNNNNNNNNNNNNNNNNNNNNNNNNNNNNNNNNNNNNNNNNNNNNNNNNNNNNNNNNNNNNNNNNNNNNNNNNNNNNNNNNNNNNNNNNNNNNNNNNNNNNNNNNNNNNNNNNNNNNNNNNNNNNNNNNNNNNNNNNNNNNNNNNNNNNNNNNNNNNNNNNNNNNNNNNNNNNNNNNNNNNNNNNNNNNNNNNNNNNNNNNNNNNNNNNNNNNNNNNNNNNNNNNNNNNNNNNNNNNNNNNNNNNNNNNNNNNNNNNNNNNNNNNNNNNNNNNNNNNNNNNNNNNNNNNNNNNNNNNNNNNNNNNNNNNNNNNNNNNNNNNNNNNNNNNNNNNNNNNNNNNNNNNNNNNNNNNNNNNNNNNNNNNNNNNNNNNNNNNNNNNNNNNNNNNNNNNNNNNNNNNNNNNNNNNNNNNNNNNNNNNNNNNNNNNNNNNNNNNNNNNNNNNNNNNNNNNNNNNNNNNNNNNNNNNNNNNNNNNNNNNNNNNNNNNNNNNNNGGAAAACGTTTTGGAAAGGAGTCAAATAAGTTACTCCGAAGAGGTCTATattagaacaaaaaaaaggaaaaaaaaaatttatcacttTATTTTCAGAATTCTCCTTTAAAGGATTTACCTTGGAgccaaatatataaaaaatttaaagacaATAATATTACCCCAACAGCTCTGATGGCAAATGTGCAGGTGTGAACGATTATAAGGGTGATAATGAGGTTAAAAagctttgtaaaaaaattgaaaagaatTCTAATGAATTAGATACTTTAGTGTGAAATAATGTGAATCAGGATACTCGTTGTTCTTATTTAACTTATTGGATATAAGACgaaattaggaaaaaattaaatagcAGCCCTTATAAGAATCATCGAAAGTCAATTATTAATGAACTCGATGAAgcttcttttaaaaatttttattcattaatgCGTTTAAGTCATAGTTGCCATATAAATATTGAAGATACCTTTGACAAgtggaaggaagaaaaaattttatatgattatttcaAAAACTGTGATAGTATTATTGAATATGCTAAGAATGTGGACGaaggaaaatgaacagattattataaatatgttagtAGTATTAAAGAgttatataagaaaaaaaaaagtagacgAAGATTGTTGTAATTCTAATTTTTTCGAGTGTGaggattatttttaattgtgaATATAAATACAATACTGATGTTATCCTGCCTAAATTAAAATGCAATGGCTATCATTCCACCGAAGAAACTGCCGAAATTAGCACATTACCAAATGAAGCTGAATCCGAAACTTCCACTCTAGTGAATGCACTAgggtaaaattattttatatgtacttTTATAGAACAAGATGAAAAGGATG is part of the Plasmodium cynomolgi strain B DNA, chromosome 1, whole genome shotgun sequence genome and encodes:
- a CDS encoding hypothetical protein (putative), producing the protein MTKVKKYPFEEVIRLFTFAKLSTFVLLIWIYHYCDKGYVNQSLNPNDGNTDALLFPCTNRLLAKYERGKNLKTVKLNQKTSTYGKKKKVTNKGGYNSESETDSHFDYDEYSDKLSVYSSRKGKSSGESELLCGQIFPCVDRRGFCCSCESLICRNSCRTCPKRKCSRRSPIYYIILGLLLILGVVCAIPAIVTGTAPSSLHPLAVILVKFFSLGIFFILVMSSKWK